A single region of the Maylandia zebra isolate NMK-2024a linkage group LG17, Mzebra_GT3a, whole genome shotgun sequence genome encodes:
- the LOC143413185 gene encoding uncharacterized protein LOC143413185 has protein sequence MEEINAEFLQVTAVPLLTRFMAQLDKHSPQLLKIIRKKGGTTKAKTAMILEFLDQDADADIRRECILKSLIIYLGERVEDLIKEYMISQKDEAEEELQSTTMALFVFRDNSSLLHQPRDIRKIIDGVEVLNELPSVAAGVEMVFGLCYALSMEYPRGFRFTFEALQKIMMELDFNKMTSKIRKLNCELNTAQ, from the exons ATGGAAGAG ATTAATGCAGAGTTTCTGCAGGTTACTGCAGTTCCCCTGCTAACCAGATTCATGGCCCAGCTGGACAAGCACTCCCCACAGCTACTTAAAATAATCAGAAAGAAAGGAGGGACAACCAAAGCAAAAACTGCCATGATCCTAGAGTTTCTTGATCAG GATGCTGATGCTGACATTAGGAGGGAGTGTATACTTAAATCTCTCATTATCTACCTTGGAGAACGTGTTGAGGACTTGATAAAAGAATACATG ATATCCCAGAAAGATGAAGCTGAGGAAGAGCTGCAGAGTACCACCATGGCACTCTTCGTCTTCAGGGACAACTCAAGCCTCCTACATCAGCCTCGAGACATCAGGAAAATCATTGATGGTGTGGAAGTCCTGAATGAGTTGCCTTCTGTGGCAGCTGGAGTGGAAATGGTCTTTGGACTCTGTTATGCTCTTAGTATGGAATATCCACGAGGATTCAGGTTCACCTTTGAGGCTCTTCAAAAGATTATGATGGAGCTTGACTTTAACAAGATGACCTCTAAGATTCGCAAACTTAATTGTGAACTTAACACTGCACAgtag